The Streptomyces sp. NBC_00775 genome includes the window CGCCGGACACCGAGGCCCCGACCGCGCCCGCCAAGGTCACCGCGAGCGCCACCAACACCTCGATCGTGCTCTCCTGGGACGCCTCCACCGACAACACGGCAGTGACCAAGTACCAGGTCACCCGCACCGGCGGCACCCAGGGCACGGTCGTCACCGACGTCGGCTCAACGGTCTACTCGGACACGGGACTTGAGGAGAAGACCACCTACACGTACACCGTGAAGGCCGTCGACGCGGCAGGAAACACCTCGCCCGCCTCCACCGAGGCCACCGCGACCACCGGAGAGAAGGCGCCCGAGCCGGCCTCCGGCACACCGCTCGGCACGGACCCCCGCAAGGACCCGATCTACTTCGTCCTCACCGCCCGCTTCTACGACGGCGACAGCTCCAACAACCGCGGCGGCAGCCAGGACGTGAAGTCGGGCAACGCCGCGAACAACGACCCCATGTTCCGCGGCGACTTCAAGGGCCTGGTCGACAAGCTCGACTACGTCAAGGCGCTCGGCTTCTCGGCGGTCTGGATCACCCCGGTCGTCCTCAACCGCTCGGACTACGACTACCACGGCTATCACGGCTACGACTTCTACAAGGTCGACCCGCGCCTGGAGTCGGCCGGCGCCTCCTACCAGGACCTGATCAACGCGGCCCACGCCAAGGGCATGAAGATCTACCAGGACGTCGTCTACAACCACAGCTCCCGCTGGGGCGCCAAGGGCCTGTTCACGCCCACCGTGTACGGGGTCCGCGACACCGAGTGGAGCTGGTACTACGACGAGAAGAACGAGGGCTTCGAGTACGACGGTCTGACCGTCGAGCCCAAGTCCGGGAAGTCGTACTACAACGGTGACCTGTGGTCGACGGCCGAACCCTCCGGCAACACCTGCCTCAACTGGGGCAAGCCCACCGGCTCCAAGAGCTCCGAGGGCTACACGCTCTACAACTGCCAGTGGCCCAGCCCCACGTCGGGCATGTTCCCGAAGGCGTACTACCACCAGTGCTGGATCGGCAACTGGGAGGGCGAGGACTCGCGTTCCTGCTGGCTGCACGAGGACCTGGCCGACTTCAACACCGAGAACACCACCGTCCAGAACTACCTGATCGGCGCGTACGACAAGTACATCGACATGGGCGTCGACGGCTTCCGCATCGACACCGCCGTACACATTCCGCGCGTCACCTGGAACCGCCGTTTCCTGCCCGCCATCTACGACCGGGTCACCCAGAAGTTCGGCACCGACGCGGCGAAGAACTTCTTCGTCTTCGGCGAGGTCGGCGCGTTCGTCAACGACAAGTGGAACCGCGGATCCGTCAACCACTCGGCGCAGTTCTACACCTGGAAGGAGCGCAAGGAATACAGCGCGGACGACGAAGCGGCGGCCATCGAGCAGTACAACTACGAGGAACAGCTGGGCACGGGTAATCAGCCCACGTCCACCAACGCCTTTCTGAGCGGCAACAGTTACCACACCCCGGACCGCAGCCAGTTCTCCGGCATGAACATCATCGACATGCGCATGCACATGAACTTCGGTGACGCGCAGAACGCCTACAACAACGGCAAGGACTCCGACGACTCCGTCAACGACGCGACGTACAACGTCGTCTATGTCGACAGCCACGACTACGGCCCGAACAAGTCGAGCACCCGCTACAGCGGCGGCACCGACGCGTGGGCCGAGAACATGGCGCTGATGTGGACCTTCCGGGGGATCCCCACGCTGTACTACGGCTCGGAGATCGAGTTCCAGAAGGGCAAGCAGATCGACTGCGGCCCGACCTGCCCGCTGGCGACCACCGGCCGCGCGTACTACGGCGACCACCTCGCCGGATCGGTCACGGCCTCCGGCTTCGGCACGGTCGACTCCGCGAGCGGCGAGGTCGCCACGACGCTCGCCCAGCCCCTGGTCAAGCACCTCCAGCGACTCAACCAGATCCGCCGGGCGATCCCGGCCCTCCAGATGGGCCAGTACTCCACCGACGGCATCAGCGGCTCGATGGCCTTCAAACGCCGCTACACCAGCGGTTCGACGGACAGCTTCGCGCTCGTCACGGTCACCGGCGACGCGACGTACACCGGCATCCCGAACGGCACCTACACAGACGCCGTCACCGGTGACGTGAAGACCGTCTCGAACGGCACGCTGTCCGTGGCGGCACCCGGGAAGGGCAACCTCCGGGTGTACGTGCTGAACGGGCCCGGGAAGATCGGAAGCGACGGGCCGTACCTGAAGTAGCCGTGCGGGGCCCGGACTTCGGGAGTCCGGGCCCCCCACCCGTGTCAGATGCGGTCCGCCGCGATCAGCAGATAGTGGAAGCTTCCCTCCTTGTACGCCGTCAGGAACGCCTCCTCGATCCCCGTCGCCACCTCGGACCTGGCCCGCAGCTCCCAGTAGGGGATGGTCGCCGCCGTGAGGTCGACGACATTGATCGGTACGAGGCCGTTCGCGGACAGCGCCTTGAAGTACTCACTGCGCGAGTGGATGTTGCAGGTGTAGTGCTCGTCGATCTTGCTGACGGCCTTGGAACGCAGTCCCTGGACGTCGTTCGAGCAGCCGGTGATGCACACATACCGGCCGCCGTACTCCAGCAGCCGCGCGAACTCCCCGTAGAGCTCGAAGAGATCGACGTACATCGTGGTCTCGTTGGTCCAGATGGCCCGGCGCGAGCCGGTGTCGAAGCCCGTGCCGAGCATGTTGCGGAAGTGGAAGCCCACCTTGTCGGTGACGCCCCGCCGCGCGGCCTGCTCGTTCGCGAAGGACACCTGCTGCTGCGAGATGCTGACGCCGTCCACGGAGCAGCCGAAGCGGGCGTTGGCCATGATGCTGGTACCGCCGCGGCCCGAGCCGGCGTCCAGCAGACGGTGCTCCGGACGGATCTCGCCGAGATGGTCGAGGAGGACGTCCGCCTGCGCGGTCTCCAGGCGGTGCATCTCCTCGATCATGCGCTGCTCGCGGGTCTCGGCCGGGCCTTCCAGGACGGACGGGTCGTAGTCGCCGAGGCCGTAGTGGTGGTGGTAGAGGTCGTCGATCTCGCCGAGCTTGAGGTTGACGTCGTTCTTCTCCGCGTTCCAGTAGTTGGCGACCGACTTCTGGTACGCGGTGCGCAGGACGTTGGCCACGGTGTTTTCCGTTTCGGTGACAGACATGCTGAAGCGATCTCCTTGCGACAAGAGGGATTTCGGGATGTCAGGCGGCGGTGGCGTAACGGGCGCTGCCCGCGTGCCATTCGCGGCTGCCGCCGAGCCAGGCCCAGGTGCCGGCCAGGAAGCGGCGGAGCTCGGGGGAGCCGGCGAGGGCGAGCGCGGCCGCCTCGGCCTCGAAGGTGTGCATGAGCTCGTTGTGGATCTCGACGGTGCGGTCGACCGCCTCCTCCAGGGAGCACTGGTCCTCGGACACGATCAGCCGGGGCAGGCTGGTGTCGGTGGGGTCCTCCTTGCCCATGGAGTACAGGTCGTTGACGATCACGCTCGCCGAGCCCGCCATGGTGAACGCGCGGCGCACCCGCGGATCGGCGAACTCGCCGTACGGCAACTCGTATCCGGCGACCGCGTCGATCAGCACCATGCACGGCACGAAGCTGTTCTCGTGCCGGTGCATCAGGAACTCCCAGACCGGCGGGGTGTGTTCGGCCGTGTGCCAGACGCCTTCCTGGTTGTACGCGACGAACATGATCGCCAGCTCGTGGCGGAGCCGGCGCACCTGTGACGTTGTCGCGTACCGGGCGAGGTTGCCGAGACTCGAGCGGAGGGCGCGCATGACGGGGTCCGCCCGGACCACCTCCTCCAACTGCGGTGCGTACCCCAGCGGGAGGTGCGCCTGGTCGATCACGGAGTGGGCGATGGCGAGGCGCTGCCCCAGCAGTTCGTGCCGGGCCTCCTCCACCTCTCCGTCCACATAGTGGTCGTCTACGGCCCACTCCGCGAGCGCGCACTTCGCCGCCGCGAGCAGCCGGTCGGGGTCGTCCGACTCCGGGTGCGCCAGCATGATCAGCCGTCCGAAGTCGGCCTTGCGGATCTTGTCGAGCTGACCGGGATAGATCCCGACCTCCTCGGCCCACTCGACCAGCCGCTCGGTGACGGTCTCGCCGAGGGCGGGGTCGTCACGGAGGGCGGGTGGACAGTACAGCCGCGAAGCCGGCTCGACGGAGGGCGGCTCCCGCGGTGGTGGTGCTTCCGTGGTGAACGTCCGGGCGGCCGAAGTACCCAGCCCGGTGGGACCGGTGAGCAGGCCCGGCGTCGACAGTCGTACGACATCGGGCCGCGGCGGCAGGGTCGGCCGGGGGATCCGTGCCGCGGAGGTGCCCAACCCCTTCGGCGTGGACGGCAGTTGCGGGGTGCCCGAGGGCTGCGGGTCGAGCGGAAGCCGCGGTTCGGCCGTCACCCGCGCCGACAGCAGTGCCGTCACGACCTCCGCCAGCTCATGGGTCGCCGGAGGCGCAAGGGTTCTGGAGATGAGGGACACCGGCGTCAGCTCCCGCTCGCGCGGGAGACCTCGACGTTCTCCAGGATGCCGAGGGCGTCCGGCACCAGCACCGCGGCCGAGTAGTAGGTGCTGACCAGGTACGAGATGACCGCCTGCTCGTTGATGCCCATGAACCGTACGTTCAGCGCCGGTTCGACCTCGTCCGGGATCCCCGTCTGGTACAGCCCGATGACACCCTGGTCGTCCTCGCCGGTGCGCAGGGCGAGGATCGACGACGTACGGGCCCGGCTGACCGGGATCTTGCCGCACGGAAGCAGCGGCACTCCGCGCCACGCGGGCAGATGATGGCCGTTGAGCTCGACACCGCCGAAGTAGAGGCCGCGCTTGTTGCACTCCCGGCCGAACGCGGCGATCGCCCGCGGGTGGGCGAACAGGAAGCGGGTGCCGCGCCGCATGCTGAGCAGCTCGTCCAGGTCGTCGGGTGTCGGCGGCCCGGAACGGGTGGAGATCCGCTGGTCGTAGTCGGCGTTGTGCAGCAGCCCGAAGTCCGCGTTGTTGACCAGCTCGTACTCCTGGCGCTCACGCAACGCCTCGACGGTCAGCCGCAGTTGCTGCTGGGTCTGGTCCATCGGCCGGCTGTAGAGATCGGCGACCCGGGTGTGCACCCGCAGCACGGTCTGCGCGACGCTCAACTCGTACTCGCGCGGCCGCAGTTCGTAGTCCACGAACGTGCCGGGCAGCTCCGGCTCGCCCACATGCCCCGAGCTGAGCGCGATGTCGGCCTCGCCCGAGCGGTTGCGCGGCCGGTACCCGTCGGAGCCGGCCCGCTCTACATGCGCCCGCAGCCCGTCGTACCGCTCCGCCACCGCCTGGTACGCCGCGTGCGGCAACGCGAGCACCGTGGTGGCCGTCGCCGCGCGGGCCGTGAAGTCCCAGGCCCCGTCCAGCCCGGCGAGCACATGCCCGCCGAAGGTGTCGCCGTCGGCCAGCAGACCGACGACCGCCTCGTCCCCGTAGGGACCCGCTCCGACCTTCTCCACCTTGCCGTGCGCGACGAGGTACACATGGTCGGCCGTCGCGCCGGCCTCCACGATGAGCTGGCCGGGCTCGTACTCCCGCTGCTCGAACCGGTCCGCCAGCGCGCCCAGTGTTCCGCCGTCCGAAAACCCGCGCAGCAGCGGGAGTTCGCCCAGCTCCGCCGGGACGACCCTGACCTGCGCTCCGGTCTTCACGAACGTCATCCGGCCGTCGCCGACCGTGTACGAGAGCCGTCTGTTCACGCGGTACGTGCCGCCCGGCACGTCCACCCAGGGCAGCATGCGGGTCAGCCACCGCGAACTGATGCCCTGCATCTGAGGTTCGGACTTGGTCGTCGTCGTCAGGTTCCGTGCCGCGGCTGTCCCGAGGCTCTGTTGCTCCCGATCCTCGGCGCCCGCCGCGGGCGCCGTATCGGTCTCGACCGACATGGGTTCCTTCTCTCCTGTCGCACCGGTGACAGTACGCTTCCGGACTGTCACGTTCCGCGCCTACAGCTACCCATGACCAGCCGCGACGAGTGATGACCTCACGGGGCGTGCGAGGCACGTCGCGTGGAGGAATGCCTCCGCACCACCCCCGATTCCCTCGGATGCGCCCTCTTGGCGGTATCCGGGCGGTACGCGCGCACCCCTTGCCGTGTTCAATTGCCGGTACTGCCAGGCGCACGGACGGCCCCACCCGTCAGGAGGCACTGTGATCGCCGTTCCCGAACCCGGACTCACCGAACGCGAAGTGATCGAGCGGGCCGTGGAGATGCGGGCCACGCTGCTCGAACGGCAGCCGGAGACCGAGCGGTTGACGCACTATCCGAAGGACACCCACGACGACTTCCTGCGCGCCGGGTTCTACCGGGCGCTGCAACCACGCCGGTACGGCGGATACGAGTTCGGCCTGTCCACCTTCTATCGCGTCATCACCGAGATCGCCCGCGGCTGCCCCTCCACCGGCTGGGCCCTGTCCCTCACCGCCGCCCATGTCCTCCAGGTCGCCACCCTCTTCGACGAGAAGGCGCAGGACGAGATCTTCGGAGCCGACGGAGACTTCCGCGCCCCCTCCACCGTCGTACCGGTCGGCGTCGCCCAGCCCGACGGCGACGGTCATGTCGTACTCGACGGGACCTGGCCGTACGCGTCGGGCGCCCCCTACGCCACGCACTATGTCGGCCAGACCCTGCGCGCCCCCGAGAAGCCCGGCGACCCGCCGGGGCCGTTCGTCCTGTTCGTCGCGCCCCGCGCCATCTGGACGGTGGTCGACGACTGGCACGGGGTCCTCGGCCTGCGCGGCAGCGGATCCAACAGCATCCGCATCGACCAGGGGCGCGTCCCCGCGTACTTCACCCAGGAGGTGAGCCTGCTCGACCTGCCCGTCGAAGGCGGCACACCGGGCTCGAAGCTGCACGGCAACGCCCTGTACGCGGGGCGCGCGCCCAGCTTCTTCCACGGGGAGCTGGCCGCCATCATCATCGGCATCGCCTACGCCGCCGCGGACGAGTACGCCCGGATCGTCGCCGAACGCCCACTGATCGCCGACCCGAGCCGCACCCGCGCCGAACTCCACGACTACCAGCGGCACTTGGGCGAGGCACTGGGCGCGATCCGCACGGCCGAGGCGGCGCTCCAGCACAACGCCGAGGACTGGATGGAGGTCTGCCGCCGCAATGTCTCGGGCGAGGCCCCCTTCAGCACCGCCGAGGACAACCGGCTCGCGCTCGTCTTCCTCACCGCCGGACGCATGGCCTGGGATGTGCTGCAAGGCATCCTCTTCCGCACGGCGGGCTCCCGCTACGCGCGCGACGGCGAACGGATGCAGCGCTACTTCCGGGACGCGGCCACGTACTGGACCCATGTCGGCCCCACCATGGCCGAGCCGCTCCACCGGCGCGTCGGCTGCGACCGCCTCGGCCTGCCGTCGGACGGCATCCCGCTGCTGCCCTGAGGTGAACCTGCCCCGCCCGACGGGCGCGGCCCGCCACCTGGCGAACGGTGCCGCTGTCACCAGCGTGACAATGACCCCATGAAATGGATCTCCGGCCTGGCCGGCGGGCTGCTCCTGGCGTTGGTTCTCGTCAGTGTTCTGCGCACCCTGGTGGTGCCCCGAGGGCTCTACTCCTCGCTGGTGACCCGGTGGTGGCGCTCGCTGCGCTTCGTGCTGCGCATGGCCGCGCCCGGCGGCAGCTACGACGCGCACGACCGCGCGCAGACCTGGCTGGCCCCGCTCATGCTCGTCGGCATGCTCACGAGCTGGCTGGGCGGGGCGCTGCTCGGCTTCGGGCTGCTGCTGCACTCCCTGTCCACGCTGTCCTGGACCAACTCCGTCAGGGAGGCGGGTTCCAGCCTGTTCACGCTCGGCTTCGCCAGCGGCGACCGGCTGCACCTGTCCGTCGTGGACTTCGTGGCGGCCGCCACCGGACCCGTGGTGATCGCCCTGCAGATCGCGTATCTGCCCACGCTGTACGGCGCCTACAACCGCCGCGAAGTGGAAGTGACCCTGCTCCAGTCGCGCGCGGGGGAACCCGCCTGGGGCCCGGAGATCCTCGCCCGGCAGTGGCTGGTCGACACCGAGACCGCGCTGCCCGAGCTGTACCGCGGCTGGGAACGGCTCGCCGCGGAGATCGGTGAGAGCCACTCGACGTACCCGATCCTGCTCTCGTTCCGATCGCCGCAGCCGTACCGCAGCTGGATCGTCGGCCTTGTCGCCGTCATGGACGCGGCCGCCATGCAGCTGGCGCTCGCACCGCGCGGCGCCCCGCCCGAGGCGCGCCTGATGCTGCGCGCCGGCTTCACCGCGCTGCGCGACATCGCCCACGCGCTGCGCATGCCCTTCGAAACGGACCCCAGCCCCGACGCGCCGATCCAGCTGTCCTTCCTGGAGTTCGACGCGGCCGTCGCGATGGTGGAGACGGCGGGCTTCCCCACCCAGCGGACCGCCGAGCAGGCATGGCCGCACTTCCACGGCTGGCGGGTCAACTACGAAGCGATCTCTTACGCGTTGTGCCGTCGCGTCGACGCGGTCCCCGCCCTGTGGACCGGTCCGCGGGACTTCGCCACCAGCCCGATCCCTCCCCGGCGGCCGATGGACCGGCGCCCGGGCGCCGAAGGTCGTCCGGAACTACCCCCCTCCGACGGGTAGTCCGGCGCGTCCTGGCGGGAAGATCCCTCGGAGGGTCCGATACGGAGGGGTGGGGTTCCCTTGAAAGTCGTCCTGCTGGGCACGGCCGCCGGTGGCGGCTTCCCTCAGTGGAACTGCGCCTGCGCGCTGTGCGCGGCCGCCCGCGACGGGAAACTGCCCGCGCGGACACAGGAGTGCGTCGCCGTCAGCGGCAACTGCCGCGACTGGTGGCTGCTCAACGCCTCACCCGACATCCGTACGCAGCTGACCACCACGCCCGCGCTCGCACCCGGGCCGGGCCCCAGGGACACGCCGGTACGCGGCGTGCTCCTGACGGACGCCGAGGCCGACCACGTCATGGGGCTGACCGTCCTGCGCGGCGGCGCGGGCCTCAAGCTCTACGCCGCGCCTCCCGTCCTCGCCACATTGGCCCCGCTGCGCGCGATGCTCGACCGCTACGCCCCGTGGGCGTGGGCGGACAGCCTGACCGAGGGCGGGTTCGTGCTGGCCGGCGGTCTGGTGGTGAGCGCTCACCCGGTCGGTTCCAAGGCCCCGAAGTACGTCGCCGGACCCGTCGCGGACGCCGGCTGGGTGACGGCGTACCGGATCGAGGACCTGGCCAGCGGGGGAGTGCTCGTCTACGCGCCCTGCCTGGGCGGTTGGACACCCGTGCTGGACGAACTGCTGGCCACGGCGACCTGCGCGCTGCTCGACGGCACCTTCTACGCGGCCGGCGAGATGGGCGCGGCGGTGCGGGCGCCCGCCGGGCAGGCCGCCATGGGACATCTGCCCGTCTCGGGAGCGCGCGGCAGCCTGGCCGCCCTGGCCCGCCATCCAGGGCCGCGCCGCATCTACACCCACCTCAACAACACGAACCCGCTGCTCGACCCGGCCTCGGACGCCTCTGCGCGGGTGACCGGGACCGGAGTCGAAGTCCTGCCGGACGGTGCGGAGTTCGTGGTCTAGCGGACACCGCACGGGACTTTCACAACACTCCCTGGCCGTTCAGCACGCGCTCCAGGGCGGCGCGTTGCAGGGGGAGCACCTCGGCGTGCAGGGCGCGCCCCTTCTCGGTGAGCGCGACCCAGACTCCGCGTCGGTCCTCCTGGCAGACGGTGCGCTCCACCAGGCCGTCCTTCTCCAGCCGGCCGATGAGGCGGGACAAGGCGCTCTGGCTCAGGTGGACCCGGCCCGCGATGTTCTGCACCCGGCACTGCTCGCCGGGCTCCGCGGCCGTGCCCGACGCGAGGATGTCCAGGACCTCGAAGTCACTGGCTCCGAGGCCGTGGGGATGCAGCGCGCGGTCGATCTCGCACATCGTGCGCGCGTGCACCGAGAGGATCTCCCGCCACTGGTCTTCGAGGGGGGAGCCGGGCGTCTTCGCTGCCATAACTGAACGGTAACAGAGATCCGGCCAGTCATTGCGCGTGCAACTAGTGCAGTTGCATCCAGTCTGCCCCCGCCGCGGCGGGGCCCTGCCGCCCGCCCCCCTCCGTGCGGCCGCTCTACTCGGCGGAGGGATCCTGGGTGAGCCCGATCAGGTTCCCGTCCGCGTCCTTGACAAAGGCGATCAGCTTGCCGCCGCCCACGTCCTGGACGTCCTGCAGCGACTCGGCCCCGGCGTCGAGCAGGGCCGCGAGGGTCGCCCTGATGTCGGCGACGTGCCAGTAGGGGACGGGCCCGGTCATGCCCTTGGCGTGACCGTTGGGGTCGAGGCCGACGTCCTGGCCCGCGTCCTTGAAGCCGACGTAGTACGGCTCGTCCGCGTACGGCTCAACCCCCAGCAGTGCGCTGAACAGCGCCTTTCCCTGTGCGAGGTCCTTGACGGGGTAGATGATGGTCTTCAGGCCGGCGGTCATGGCGACTCCTCCGTGGTGCTGGTCAGTGCCTGCGAATGGCTTCTCGCTCCGACGTGTATCCCGTCGGTGCTTCAACGCTAGGACGGGGGAGCACCGCATGGCTTCTCGAATCCTGACCGGTCGGGAATCCTGAATCGGGCGGGAATCCTGACCGGTCGAGGGGTACGGCCGGCCTGTCGCGGACCTGCCGGTCAGCCGCTCACCGGGTCCACCGCGTTGCGCCAGACCTTGATGTCCACCGTGATGTAGTCCGTCGTGTCCGGCGAGGGCGCCGTGCCGCGGAAGGTGATGAGGCCGACGTGGCCGGTTCCACTGACCACGCACAGCCGGTCGCCGACAGCGAGGTCTCTCACCCACAGGTACTTCTCGCTGCCGGTCTGTGCGAGGCAGGAATCAAGTGTCCCGGCGGCACGGGGCGCCAAGCGGGTCAGCTGGCTCTGGCTGGTGGATCCGGGAGCCACGACGGCGCCGGAGGAGTACACGGCGTAGGTGAAGTCCTCGTCGCTCGTGCCGGTGTCGGCCTTGGGCCCTGGGGGCCTGTCGCCCAGATACAGGTCGTGGCTGGCGGTCATGCGAATGCCGGTATAGGTCTCCGTCGCCGGCTGGGCCGCCGCCGTCGCGGTCGGCTTGCGGGCGGCGGCCGACGTCTGGGACGTGGCCGGTTCGTCGGAGGCGGGCGGGGCGGTGCGGGTCGCGGACGCGGACGGGTCCGCCTTCTTCGGCTTCGCCTTCTTCGACGGCGATGCGGAGGGATCACCCGAGCCGGTCGGCTGCTGTTCGGTCGCCGATCTGGAAGCCTGTCCGGCCTGGCCGCTCGCGCCGTCCGCCGGCTCCTCGGGGCTCAGGACGCCGGACAGGAACAGGGCGCCGGTCACCGCGGCCACGGTCAGGACGACCGCCCCGCCCGTGACCAGCCCCCGCCGCTTGGTACGGCGCCGCGGCGCGGGCCCCAGGAGGACGGGACCGGTGGGCGCGGAGTACGGCACGCCCCCGCCGGGCGTCACAGGACCGGGAGCCGCCATTCCGGCGTACGCGCCGCCGGGGACGCCGCCGACGCCGGGCGCCGAGGGAAAGGGAGTGACCGGGGGACCGAACTCACCGCTGGTGACGCCCGGTGCCGGGGACTCGGCTCGCTGTCCCAAGGCGCCCTGCCGGGGGATGCGCAGGGCCATCGTGTCCACCGGGGACGGCTGCTCCTGCGCTTGGGGCTGGGGCTGGGGCTGGCCCTGGGTCTGTGGCTGCGGCTCGCGCACCGCGTGCTGTGCGAGCTGCCCCGCCACCGACGCAGGCAGCCAGCTCTCCACGCGGCGCAGGCCCCGCTCCGGGTCGGCGGCCGCGCACAGGCGTATGACGTCGGCCGGGGACGGCCGCAGCGCCGGGTCCTTGTGCAGGCACCCGGCCACCAACTCCGCCAGGTAGTCGGGGAGTTCGCCGAGCCGAGGCTCCTCGTGCACGATGCGGTACAACACCCCGTGCGAGGGCCCGTCGCCGAAGGCGCCCGCGCCCGTCGCGGCGAAGGCGGCGATCTGGCCGAGCGCGAACACATCGGTCGCGCCGGTGATCTCCCCGCCGAGTGCCTGCTCGGGCGCCATGAAGGCGGGCGTCCCGATGGCGGAACCGCTGCGGGTCAAGGCGGTGGCGTCCGCCGCGCGCGCCACCCCGAAATCGATGACGCGGGGCCCGTCGAAAGCGAGCAGCACATTCGACGGCTTCAGGTCGCGGTGCACGACCCCGGCGCGGTGGATGTCCTGGAGTGCCTCGGCCACCCCCGCCGTGAGCAGCAGCACCGTGTCCCTGGGCAGCGGCCCGTGCTCCTTGACGGCATCCGCGAGGGAGGGGCCGGGGATATAGGCGGTGGCGAGCCAGGGCATGGGCCCTTCGGTGTCGCTGTCGAGGACGGGCACCGTGCACACGCCCTGCACCCGGCGGGCGTTGGCGACCTCCTGCCGGAACCGGTCGCGGAAGTCGGGGTCGTCGGCGAGCTCGGGGCGGATCACCTTCACGGCGACGGCCCTGCCGCCGGGTGTGTGGGACAGGTAGACGCACCCCATGCCCCCGGCGCCGAGCCGTGCCAGCAGGCGGTATTCCCCTGCGGTGCGCGGATCGTCGTCCTCAAGCGGCTGGAACATCCCCGCACCCGTCTGCACGTTCCCGACTCCCGTAGCGCTCTGCTGTCACTCACACATCAGCTGTCACTCACACAACTGATCCGAACAGTATCGGTGTTCGAGCGAGCGCGGCGACGGACGTCCTCCTGCCGGCGACGTACGTCCGCCCCGCGGCGGGGCAGCCGCGGGGCAAGGACGTCAGATGTGGCGTGAGATGTGGCGTGAGATGTGCCGTGAGATGTGCCGTGAGACGTGATCGAAGGGCCTCAGGTGGACTCGCGTCGCACC containing:
- a CDS encoding family 2 encapsulin nanocompartment cargo protein terpene cyclase codes for the protein MSLISRTLAPPATHELAEVVTALLSARVTAEPRLPLDPQPSGTPQLPSTPKGLGTSAARIPRPTLPPRPDVVRLSTPGLLTGPTGLGTSAARTFTTEAPPPREPPSVEPASRLYCPPALRDDPALGETVTERLVEWAEEVGIYPGQLDKIRKADFGRLIMLAHPESDDPDRLLAAAKCALAEWAVDDHYVDGEVEEARHELLGQRLAIAHSVIDQAHLPLGYAPQLEEVVRADPVMRALRSSLGNLARYATTSQVRRLRHELAIMFVAYNQEGVWHTAEHTPPVWEFLMHRHENSFVPCMVLIDAVAGYELPYGEFADPRVRRAFTMAGSASVIVNDLYSMGKEDPTDTSLPRLIVSEDQCSLEEAVDRTVEIHNELMHTFEAEAAALALAGSPELRRFLAGTWAWLGGSREWHAGSARYATAA
- a CDS encoding acyl-CoA dehydrogenase family protein, whose translation is MIAVPEPGLTEREVIERAVEMRATLLERQPETERLTHYPKDTHDDFLRAGFYRALQPRRYGGYEFGLSTFYRVITEIARGCPSTGWALSLTAAHVLQVATLFDEKAQDEIFGADGDFRAPSTVVPVGVAQPDGDGHVVLDGTWPYASGAPYATHYVGQTLRAPEKPGDPPGPFVLFVAPRAIWTVVDDWHGVLGLRGSGSNSIRIDQGRVPAYFTQEVSLLDLPVEGGTPGSKLHGNALYAGRAPSFFHGELAAIIIGIAYAAADEYARIVAERPLIADPSRTRAELHDYQRHLGEALGAIRTAEAALQHNAEDWMEVCRRNVSGEAPFSTAEDNRLALVFLTAGRMAWDVLQGILFRTAGSRYARDGERMQRYFRDAATYWTHVGPTMAEPLHRRVGCDRLGLPSDGIPLLP
- a CDS encoding carbohydrate binding domain-containing protein, which produces MEKTADASSTATVFYYTKTKNWPTTYLHYAPDGGSWTTVPGVQMETACTDWVKKTVDLGSATGLQATFNNGSGTWDNNGGNNYALGTGTITVKDGVIAHSDPCADTGTGSGNQATVYYSTATSGWTTANIHYAPTGGSWTTVPGVGMETACTGWWKKTLDIGTATSLKAAFNNGNGVWDNNNSADYTIPTGTTTVKDKTVTADAKDPCAAEAPDTEAPTAPAKVTASATNTSIVLSWDASTDNTAVTKYQVTRTGGTQGTVVTDVGSTVYSDTGLEEKTTYTYTVKAVDAAGNTSPASTEATATTGEKAPEPASGTPLGTDPRKDPIYFVLTARFYDGDSSNNRGGSQDVKSGNAANNDPMFRGDFKGLVDKLDYVKALGFSAVWITPVVLNRSDYDYHGYHGYDFYKVDPRLESAGASYQDLINAAHAKGMKIYQDVVYNHSSRWGAKGLFTPTVYGVRDTEWSWYYDEKNEGFEYDGLTVEPKSGKSYYNGDLWSTAEPSGNTCLNWGKPTGSKSSEGYTLYNCQWPSPTSGMFPKAYYHQCWIGNWEGEDSRSCWLHEDLADFNTENTTVQNYLIGAYDKYIDMGVDGFRIDTAVHIPRVTWNRRFLPAIYDRVTQKFGTDAAKNFFVFGEVGAFVNDKWNRGSVNHSAQFYTWKERKEYSADDEAAAIEQYNYEEQLGTGNQPTSTNAFLSGNSYHTPDRSQFSGMNIIDMRMHMNFGDAQNAYNNGKDSDDSVNDATYNVVYVDSHDYGPNKSSTRYSGGTDAWAENMALMWTFRGIPTLYYGSEIEFQKGKQIDCGPTCPLATTGRAYYGDHLAGSVTASGFGTVDSASGEVATTLAQPLVKHLQRLNQIRRAIPALQMGQYSTDGISGSMAFKRRYTSGSTDSFALVTVTGDATYTGIPNGTYTDAVTGDVKTVSNGTLSVAAPGKGNLRVYVLNGPGKIGSDGPYLK
- a CDS encoding geranyl diphosphate 2-C-methyltransferase; translation: MSVTETENTVANVLRTAYQKSVANYWNAEKNDVNLKLGEIDDLYHHHYGLGDYDPSVLEGPAETREQRMIEEMHRLETAQADVLLDHLGEIRPEHRLLDAGSGRGGTSIMANARFGCSVDGVSISQQQVSFANEQAARRGVTDKVGFHFRNMLGTGFDTGSRRAIWTNETTMYVDLFELYGEFARLLEYGGRYVCITGCSNDVQGLRSKAVSKIDEHYTCNIHSRSEYFKALSANGLVPINVVDLTAATIPYWELRARSEVATGIEEAFLTAYKEGSFHYLLIAADRI
- a CDS encoding family 2B encapsulin nanocompartment shell protein gives rise to the protein MSVETDTAPAAGAEDREQQSLGTAAARNLTTTTKSEPQMQGISSRWLTRMLPWVDVPGGTYRVNRRLSYTVGDGRMTFVKTGAQVRVVPAELGELPLLRGFSDGGTLGALADRFEQREYEPGQLIVEAGATADHVYLVAHGKVEKVGAGPYGDEAVVGLLADGDTFGGHVLAGLDGAWDFTARAATATTVLALPHAAYQAVAERYDGLRAHVERAGSDGYRPRNRSGEADIALSSGHVGEPELPGTFVDYELRPREYELSVAQTVLRVHTRVADLYSRPMDQTQQQLRLTVEALRERQEYELVNNADFGLLHNADYDQRISTRSGPPTPDDLDELLSMRRGTRFLFAHPRAIAAFGRECNKRGLYFGGVELNGHHLPAWRGVPLLPCGKIPVSRARTSSILALRTGEDDQGVIGLYQTGIPDEVEPALNVRFMGINEQAVISYLVSTYYSAAVLVPDALGILENVEVSRASGS
- the pqqB gene encoding pyrroloquinoline quinone biosynthesis protein PqqB, which encodes MKVVLLGTAAGGGFPQWNCACALCAAARDGKLPARTQECVAVSGNCRDWWLLNASPDIRTQLTTTPALAPGPGPRDTPVRGVLLTDAEADHVMGLTVLRGGAGLKLYAAPPVLATLAPLRAMLDRYAPWAWADSLTEGGFVLAGGLVVSAHPVGSKAPKYVAGPVADAGWVTAYRIEDLASGGVLVYAPCLGGWTPVLDELLATATCALLDGTFYAAGEMGAAVRAPAGQAAMGHLPVSGARGSLAALARHPGPRRIYTHLNNTNPLLDPASDASARVTGTGVEVLPDGAEFVV